The Astatotilapia calliptera chromosome 4, fAstCal1.2, whole genome shotgun sequence genome segment tGTTTTGGTAAATATGACCAAGTAGTTTTCATACTTCAAGCTAATCAAGCTATAACAGAGAactgaaaaaacccaacaaaaccaaacaaacaaaaacataaaggaaaAACTAAATTTCTTGAAAGCTTTTCTAGCAGACACCCCTGAAGCCTTGATCTTTTATCTCAATGCACAATGAGTCAGGAATATAATTTACATGCCACATTGCAGTAGTCCATAAAGTGGGCCCACATGCAGACAAAATACTGGGGCAGAGTGACAGCTAGATAAATGGAACGCTAAAAACAAGAAATCAGCAGGAAAAAACACCATAAGGCACAGTAATTCAAGGGTGAAAAGACAACAACACTATATACACACCAGGGAGATAATTAGACACAAACAAACTCAATCAAGGCAAAAATGTATGTAAAGAGAGAAAGTCAGAGGagtaaaacacagagagaaacacaagaaacagtATACAGGAAGAAAACAGGATTCAGTTCCCCACATCGTTTTGTTGGCATTAATTAGAGATGCTattaggggatttttttttggctttaagCAGAGAACCGCTAGCTGTTTTcctgtttggacattttatgaCAAACTGAGTTACAGACAGATGGCTGTAGCTTCAGATTTACTATAAAGATGTGAAAGGGTTATTAATTGTTGCATCCAAAAACTGCAGTGCAGCTATCAAATAATATCTCTCCTTCATATTTTCATCCAGGACTCAGTTCCCCACATTGCTCTGTTGGCATCAGGTGGGGGTCAGCGAGCAGCTGTGGGTCTGGTGGGTTCCCTCCATCAAATGGAAAAGGAAGGTCTGCTGGACACACTGCTCTACCTAGGAGGAGTTTCGGGGTCTACATGGTATAAACAATGACACAAACATTAAATATAATTCTTTCTTTACCAGAATATATTATAAAATAGTCATTACAGTGGCCAAGTagaaacaatatatacagtgtgtgtatatatatatatatatatatatatatatatatatatatatatatatatatatatacacacagtgcATATACATGCATGTTAATTGATATATgggatgtttttctgtttatgttaATTAGCTTTTGGCTTGACGTAATAagatttatatttcttttagaTTATTTTGTGATTACCACCTCCATGCACCTAGCACCCCTTTTTGTACCAGTTAGGGACTAGTTTTAGTATGATTAGTTTTATTGGTTCATTTCTTTGGCTCAGAATGAGCAAAGAGATCCTCAGTTCAATTCAGGATCATTTATTTACTGTCAAATCACAAGCATGTGCTTGTGAAACAGGCTGCAAATGCAACAGAAACCAGCTAAAGAAGTcgtgaaaatataaaaagtgaacGAATAATAGTGTTTTATTCTGGTAAAATCACTGATTACAGCAAGACACTAAATCATGGACAgccttttacaaatttacagGTTTACAGGTAGACACATCATTATCAAGTCTAACATAAAAAgaagacaagaagaaaaaaaattaacaaagggATCACTACAAGGTGCAATCACCTTATCTGCAACAATTGTTTTCCTATTGACGTCTGTCTTATACACCTGCCTGACTTGCTTTATCTGTTAGGTCCATGGCCTCCTTGTACAATGACTCACAATTTAGCACCAACATGGATGCGGCAGTGTCCAGGCTGTTTGATTCCCCGAGTGTTAAACTTGAGCAAGCTGTGGATTGGTTGGGTGAGAGAGCAAAAGAAGAGCACTTCTCTCTTGCTGATATCTGGGGGGTCTTAACTTCAGCTGGATTTATGAAACAGGTACCAGTGCAAGCACAAAGACAAACTATAGTTCATATAATTCTCATTTGAAATTCAGTTCTCTCTCTGCTATACAGACTAAGGCTTTCAGTGAAATCTCTGGTGTTCCATCAGATGGACCTACGGTGTCTTTCAGATGAGGCCAACAGGAATGCCACAAACCCTTATCCCATCTACTGTGCTATTGAAAAGCACTGCTTTACTCAAGGACCTATAGAaggtacatacatacataaagacATGTTAGATTAGCCCCTTATTAAGTGGTTTATAATGCACTCTCGCATCTTTTAGGAAAATGGTTTGAGATAAGCCCCCACGAGGCCGGATTCACAGAGTTGGGTCTCTTTATCGAAACATCTCTCCTGGGCAGCAAATTCCAAAATGGAACGCTgctggagaaaaagaaagagatggacatggtcaaGTTACAGGGTGAGTGTTTACAGGCTGAACAGGGAATATGAGATTGGTTTGATGATGCCTAGAATATGTAGCTGATTTTACTTTCAAGTACGGATCCGAagcttttccactttaaatCACCAAGAGAACCACCAAAACTGTCAGTATCAAAAGGGCAACATGGTGGCTCAGTGCTTTCTATTGTTGCCAAGTCAGTACAGTGTAATTTTGTGCAGTCTATATATTCTTCTTATGCTTGCAAATGTTACATCACAGTTTCACAGGGCTGCAGGTTATGTGAAAACAGGAAGGTACAAGGCCACATGACTTTTAGTGAAAATGtaagttgttttaatttatcatctttgctgttatttattaGGGTTTATACAGAAAAACTAAACTGTAGCTTCAGGATAGTGGGGTGTGGTTTCATTTAGTGGCCCATTAACCAACCAACAAAGAGAAGACATCTTTCTGATGCTATTTACCCATGCACTTAGAGTAGGAACAGCCCAGAAAATGATTTAGGAACTGAGAACAAGAGCTGCTGTACATTTGTCTGATCTTATGGCTgcagaaaatcagaaaaatataCAGGCGCCagaccatttaaagatttaaaaccagtaaaaggatttaaaaatagatcctaaattcaattggaagccagtgCATGGAGCCAGGATATGGACAGCCAGGAgtgacaaaatgaattaaataaatatatcattacataatttattaaatgctgattcatttcatttaaaacatttaataaataaattatttatttgcaattttatttaattaatggcACATAATAACAAATTTAGAGCCATCTATGACATTGCTAAGACAAATAAGCAGGAGTCCAACTGAAGAGCTATCAGAGTGATTCAAAGCTAGATAGAGCTGGCAAATCGTCAGAAATTAAAGTGTTTTTGGAAAAATTGTTCCTGATGGCAGGAGATATGATGAAAACAGTAGTGGCCCAAGAATAGATCCCTGAGGCACGAAAGTGCCAAGCCAGAAATGACCAAACAAGGCTTTAGTTGAGAGATCAGCAGATCGTGATCCACCGTGTCAAATGCAGCAGTCAGAGCCAACAAAACAAGCAAGACAAGCAACAGTCCGCTGCTAACAAAATAGCGTTCAAATTTCAGTGCAACCACAATGACCCAGACTAGTTTTCTCACTACTCTGATAACTTTAGATCCTTCTGAAAATTATTGCATGAAAACTCAACAGCACTTTCCAGTTAATCGGTCTGGAGACAAATACTAGTAAAATATTGTGAGAGTGACTGTCATTCTTTTATACATCTAAAACACATTAGAGGAAACCAGCCAAAAAAGAACTATGAAACCAACTAATTGGAAAGTATGATTGCATAGAGGCAGCCTGCACTGAACAATGGTGTACGCGACTTCCACTGCCAGGAATATAATGTAAAGCACGAGTCAATGTAGATGTTTCCTCATCTGTAGGAAGAAATAGGTTTCATTCCTAAATATTAATACAGAAGATTTTCAGTGTCTGGTGTAAAATACAAACATCTAAAATCATTTTCTCATTGTACAGGTATTTTAGGCTGTGCGATAGCTAATGAGGAGACTCTCAGAGACTTTGTCCCTCAATGGCTGAATGGTAATCACAGTTTGAAAAGCATACCTGCTACATGTATGTTGACTGTGTTATCTTAACCTgctcagcgtgtgtgtgtgtgtgtgtgtgtgtgtgtgtgtgtgtgtgtgtgtgtgtgtgtgtgtgtgtgtgtgttttagtgtcTGGGCATTTGGACAGTGCTGCTAAGGAGTACCTGCGCGTATGGATCATCCTTGATAAAGTGATAGCTCTGACCAGAATAACTGTTAAGGACACTACTGCTCTGATGTACCTGGATAAGCTGCAGAAAATCCTAGAAGGTAAATGTTTCCAAGAATGTCTTAAAGAACATTACTTGGGTAGATGTGAGCAGaaccccaaccagtcacagcagatggccgccgttccctgagcctggttctgccggaggtttcttcctgataaatgggagtttttccttcccactgtcaccaagtgcttgttcattgGGGGTCAGctgattgttgggctttctctttaatattgtagggtctttaccttacaatataaagtgacttaaggtgactgttgttgtgatttagcacgatataaaaaatttgaattgaactgaattaataGAGTGTAGCTACTGATATTTACAGGCCCAAAAAAAAGTTGGAAAATAGAACTGAACGTGAAAGATTTATGACATTTCTTTGTAATGGTGTAATCATGCAGCAAATGTCTATCTGAAAATGCCGCAGTACCTATTAGACTCTTATCTTTCCCAGACAAGGTAAATCATAGCAAGACTGAGTCTGTGGAGGCAGAGAGTatggaggaaagaaaaactcttttTAACCAGTGGAGTCAGGAGCTGCTGGCAGCAGTTGAGACGTGGAGCCAAAGTTTGGATGATGGAGCTTTCAAAACAGACGGTCAGTGTACAGTATAGGTGATAAGCACACAGTCTTGTCAGTGTTGGAGAGGAAAAGACAGTTTTTATTGTACTCTATTCATGTAAATGTATTTCTCCCAGTTTCTTTCCTAATAAACCAAGTAATTCCCCTGATTGCTGAATGGAAGTGGGGAACAACTGGAAACTTCCTTTACCGATACCAAGGTGAGTCAGACAATTTAAGCAACAATTATGACCCATTCCCACTGAATGAGTCATTTCTCACACAAAATCATGGCAAAGTGAAAAAGGACTACTAGTGATACTATTCCTATTGGACATACGTGACACTTAAGATTAGAAATTCTGACATTAGGATTCATCTACTCCCAGAGTGTCCACTTTTGTAAACCTGCATCTATCTACATCTACAAAGCTCAAGAGGCTACCAAGACCAACCTATTACCCTGAATTCCCATCAAGCCCTCCAACCTTAAAAAGCGTTACTCACTttggggttttatttatttatttatttatttgtaattagTCTGATGGGTTGTCTTGGTCCAGAAGCTACTGCACTTTCCACTTTGCACTTTTTCCAGTGACATACATGTCAGCTGAGTAGGTGGTCCTTTAATGTGACCAAGGATACGCTGGAATACCTACTAATAAATGAATGAGGCTGTATGCAGCCCAGACCACCTCTGAATGACCACCTCACAAAAGTAGTTAGAGCTGTACACTGGAGCTTGGATAACCCAAATGCCTGTTTGGACAAGCCAAATTCAGTTAAACACATCTAAAGCTCAGTCAATGATTACAGGTAGTGAAATAAATACCTGGGGTCAGCCATACGAATCAATCAACAAAACAACGAAGGACAAGCTGGAAAAGAATGTGCTAGCAGAGTGGAGTGGGAGGAGACGAGTGTCAGTGGTGATTTGTGACACAGAGATAGAAACAAGAATGAAAAGGAAGGTCTACAAGGTGGTGAGAGTCGCAGTGATGTATGGGTT includes the following:
- the LOC113021353 gene encoding cytosolic phospholipase A2 gamma-like, producing MQTGLTGFMNAVVCLCFVNSVILSQAADNMEGNVALSERPIRQSHSLCAGEKEYVHKRKQIVLHSLNTLEINCTADSVPHIALLASGGGQRAAVGLVGSLHQMEKEGLLDTLLYLGGVSGSTWSMASLYNDSQFSTNMDAAVSRLFDSPSVKLEQAVDWLGERAKEEHFSLADIWGVLTSAGFMKQMDLRCLSDEANRNATNPYPIYCAIEKHCFTQGPIEGKWFEISPHEAGFTELGLFIETSLLGSKFQNGTLLEKKKEMDMVKLQGILGCAIANEETLRDFVPQWLNVSGHLDSAAKEYLRVWIILDKVIALTRITVKDTTALMYLDKLQKILEDKVNHSKTESVEAESMEERKTLFNQWSQELLAAVETWSQSLDDGAFKTDVSFLINQVIPLIAEWKWGTTGNFLYRYQESSVPACLYSNERLQLIDAGLVINVPYPSFLGDKRDIDLIIAPEYSAGNMFETLTLARDYAAEMKKPFPEINDTILEDSDWPKDCYVLEGKEKEPTIIYMPLFNRRNCKDAEEFKAKMDEFSTFQRPFSQEKIKFVLETAKENVKNNKETLLKEINKAALRRHNKWKAGEP